The Prosthecochloris marina DNA window TCCTGCAAAGGCTCTTTATCTCAATGAACAGATTATTTCGGGTCATATTCATGATATCGAGAAAAAAGTGATGCGCCACATGATTCTCGATGACGCCAAGCGTCTTGACGGCAGAACACTCGAAGAGGTCAGACCCATCAGTATCGAACTCGGTCTTATCCCCAGGGCTCATGGTTCGGCGCTCTTCACCAGAGGCGAAACCCAGGCGCTCGTCACGCTGACGCTGGGCACGAAAAAAGACGCTCAGATGATCGACACCCTTATCGACGATACCGAAAAGCGGTTCATGCTGCACTATAATTTTCCTCCCTTCTCAGTTGGTGAAACCGGACGTGTAGGAGGTGTAGGACGCCGTGAGATCGGCCATGGAAACCTTGCAGAAAGAGCTGTCAAAAAAGTGGCACCTTCCGATGCAGAATTCCCTTACACCATTCGTATCGTATCCGACATTCTCGAATCGAACGGCTCTTCATCCATGGCGTCCGTATGCGGAGGAACTCTTGCTGCAATGGATGGCGGCGTGCCTCTCACGAAACCGGTATCGGGTATTGCCATGGGGCTTATCAAAGAAGGTGAACGATACGCGGTTCTCTCCGATATTCTCGGTAACGAAGATCATCTTGGAGATATGGACTTCAAGGTGGCCGGAACCAGAGACGGTATCACGGCATGCCAGATGGATATCAAGATCGACGGTCTTGATTATCATATTCTTGAACAAGCCCTCGAGCAGTCTAAAAAAGGACGCTTGCATATCCTCGAAAAGATGACCGATGCAATTTCCGACCCGAGAGAGGAAATCGGCAGATATGCACCGCGCCTTTCGACTATCCAGGTACCGGTAGATGCGATCGGCATGATCATCGGCAAGGGTGGCGAAACGATCAGAAGCATAACGGAAGAAACAGGCGCGGAAATCAATGTGGAAGACGACGGTACGGTTACCATTGCCGCACCGAGCGGAGAAGGTGCATCTGCGGCGATAGAAACGATCAAAACGCTGATCTCGAAACCGGAAGTCGGCCTGGTTTATTCCGGCAAGGTCCGCGACATACGAGAAGAACTGGGCGCGTTTGTCGAATTCCTCCCGAAAACCGATGGACTTGTCCACATCTCTGAAATTGCAAAAGAAAGAGTCTCGAAAGTGAGTGACTATCTGAAACCCGGAGACCGTATAAAAGTCAAGCTGATCGACATCCGTAAGGATCCCAGAACAGGCAAGACACGTTATGCACTATCCATGAAAGCACTGCTTGACGTTCCACCAGAATCCGAAAACGGGTCACCGGCACAGGGAGAGTAAAACAGTCGGCCCTCTGCAGGAAACAGCGGGCAACAGGAAACCTAAAGCTGTGCAACATCTGGTGCACAGCTTTTTTTCTGCCCGAAAAAGCATCCTGCGGCTTTTTCATTTTCGTGTGATTTTCTTTTCTTTGACCAGATCTGCAGGAAGCACAAACATATCCGAAAAAAAGCATGCGTTACGACTTTCAAACAATAGAGAAAAAATGGCAGGCATACTGGGACAAGCACCAGACCTTCCGTACCGAAAACTCAGATGGCAAACCCAAGTATTATGTCCTGGACATGTTTCCGTACCCGAGCGGCTCCGGACTCCACGTCGGACATCTTGAAGGGTATACAGCAACGGATATCATTGCCCGCTTTAAACGCAGCCAGGGACACAACGTTCTG harbors:
- a CDS encoding polyribonucleotide nucleotidyltransferase, with product MFIRKAIDLEGGKTITIETGKMAKQADGAVVASMGDTMVLATVVSSKTPPPPNQDFFPLQVEYREKYSAAGKFPGGFIKREGRPSEKEILSARLIDRALRPLFPDGYYQDTQIIISVISSDQLNDADVLGGIAASAAIMVSDIPFSNSMSEVRVGRINGEFIINPNINELSRSDIDISIGGTAGTICMLEGEMDEISEAEMLDAIRFGHEAIKKICSLQDEIAAEVAKPKRSFLPIAAPEDLQESIAELCAVSLKELAYMPLAKEERAEKTSEIYKSVTQKILARYKEEISADDIAADPAKALYLNEQIISGHIHDIEKKVMRHMILDDAKRLDGRTLEEVRPISIELGLIPRAHGSALFTRGETQALVTLTLGTKKDAQMIDTLIDDTEKRFMLHYNFPPFSVGETGRVGGVGRREIGHGNLAERAVKKVAPSDAEFPYTIRIVSDILESNGSSSMASVCGGTLAAMDGGVPLTKPVSGIAMGLIKEGERYAVLSDILGNEDHLGDMDFKVAGTRDGITACQMDIKIDGLDYHILEQALEQSKKGRLHILEKMTDAISDPREEIGRYAPRLSTIQVPVDAIGMIIGKGGETIRSITEETGAEINVEDDGTVTIAAPSGEGASAAIETIKTLISKPEVGLVYSGKVRDIREELGAFVEFLPKTDGLVHISEIAKERVSKVSDYLKPGDRIKVKLIDIRKDPRTGKTRYALSMKALLDVPPESENGSPAQGE